Proteins encoded in a region of the Syngnathus typhle isolate RoL2023-S1 ecotype Sweden linkage group LG20, RoL_Styp_1.0, whole genome shotgun sequence genome:
- the chd4a gene encoding chromodomain-helicase-DNA-binding protein 4a isoform X1: MSLSQSDERGWSAVEPRRHVPAGPLLESATDDEDEEISENETQKVKKKKKAKKSRESKGSKRRSRREELAISSPEHMDAAGGEDEADDNDGTAGAGHAQRSDSEGSDYTPGRKKKKRAGGGKEKKRSGASSERGSSKKKEPEPEEEDEDDDDDFSEPKSSSQLLENWGMEDIDHIFTQEDYRSLTNYKAFSQFVRPLIAAKNPKIAVSKMMMVLGAKWREFSTNNPLRGAAAANAALATANVPAAVDNMVAEAAPVPPAAPAPVEAQQPPAPPLRKAKTKEGKGPNARKKSKSAQKPQEKKNNAKTKKVAPLKIKLGGFSSKRKRSSSEEDEPDADSDFEDGSMNSVSVSEGSNSRSGRSKKKPSSKGKPKRKKAEDADGYETDHQDYCEVCQQGGEIILCDTCPRAYHMVCLDPDMEKAPEGTWSCPHCEKEGIQWEAREEPSEGEEDNGDGGEMEEDDHHMEFCRVCKDGGELLCCDSCPSSYHIHCLNPPLPEIPNGEWICPRCLCPPMKGKVQKILTWQWGEPPPPTPVPRPPDLPPDAPDPAPLAGRPEREFFAKWYNMSYWHCSWVTELQLELHCQVMFRNYQRKNDMDEPPPIDFGDGEEDKSDKRKNKDPMYAQLDERYLRFGIKMEWLMIHRILNHSVDRKNNVHYLIKWRELAYDQATWEADDMDIPEFDTFKLQYWNHRELMMGDDGKPGKKIKVKGRMKRLDRPPENPVVDPTIKFDRQPEYLDSTGGTLHPYQLEGLNWLRFSWAQGTDTILADEMGLGKTVQTAVFLYSLYKEGHSKGPFLVSAPLSTIINWEREFEMWAPDMYVVTYVGDKDSRAVIRENEFSFEDNAIRGGKKASRMKKDSSIKFHVLLTSYELITIDMAILGSIDWACLVVDEAHRLKNNQSKFFRVLNNYPLQHKLLLTGTPLQNNLEELFHLLNFLTPERFSNLEGFLEEFADIAKEDQIKKLHDMLGPHMLRRLKADVFKHMPSKTELILRVELSPQQKKYYKFILTRNFEALNTKGGGNQVSLLNVVMDLKKCCNHPFLFPGAAMEAPKLPNGMYDGSSLIKAAGKLMLLQKMMRKLKDGGHRVLIFSQMTKMLDLLEDFLENEGYKYERIDGSITGGMRQEAIDRFNAPGAQQFAFLLSTRAGGLGINLATADTVIIYDSDWNPHNDIQAFSRAHRIGQNKKVMIYRFVTKASVEERITQVAKKKMMLTHLVVRPGLGSKTGSMSKQELDDILKFGTEELFKDEGEGENKEEDSSVIHYDDKAIDRLLDRNQDATDDTELQSMNEYLSSFKVAQYVVKDEDEEEEEVQREIIKQEESVDPDYWEKLLRHHYEQQQEDLARNLGKGKRIRKQVNYNDGSQEDRADWQDDQSDGQSDYSVASEEGDEDFDERSEANSRRPSRKGLRNDKDKPLPPLLARVGGNIEVLGFNSRQRKAFLNAVMRYGMPPQDAFTTQWLVRDLRGKSEKEFKAYVSLFMRHLCEPGADGAETFADGVPREGLSRQHVLTRIGVMSLIRKKVQEFEHVNGQWSLPWMAELEENKRAAQPDSPGKTPSTGTPADTQPNTPAPVDESKSDEVIRDGDKDVKKDSEVDKNGKDAPKSTSEVISIPDDDDDDDDNKSPAEEKKDDEPMETDKATNGEADGAKDDGDKKSPRGEDDSASPSEVKSEGAESKSQESDSKEDKLEKMDTTPPPPDDKKAAVKDEKEAPKAEEAPKLQNGDAATLEEKKKAKSRFMFNIADGGFTELHSLWQNEERAATVTRKTNEIWHRRHDYWLLAGIIQHGYARWQDIQNDVKFAILNEPFKGEMNRGNFLEIKNKFLARRFKLLEQALVIEEQLRRAAYLNMSEDPSHPSMALNTRFSEVECLAESHQHLSKESMLGNKPANAVLHKVLKQLEELLSDMKADVTRLPATIARIPPVAVRLQMSERNILSRLASRGPDAHTQAQQMSQQ; the protein is encoded by the exons GAGCCCAAGTCGTCCTCCCAGCTGCTGGAGAACTGGGGCATGGAGGACATCGACCACATATTCACCCAGGAGGACTATCGCTCGTTGACAAACTACAAGGCCTTCAGTCAATTTGTCAG GCCGCTCATCGCCGCCAAGAACCCCAAAATCGCCGTGTCCAAGATGATGATGGTCCTGGGCGCCAAATGGCGGGAGTTCAGCACCAACAACCCCCTGAGGGGAGCAGCGGCCGCCAACGCCGCTCTGGCCACGGCCAACGTGCCCGCCGCCGTCGACAACATGGTGGCCGAGGCAGCTCCGGTGCCACCTGCCGCCCCGGCGCCCGTCGAGGCGCAGCAGCCCCCTGCGCCTCCCCTTCGCAAGGCCAAGACCAAGGAAGGCAAAG GTCCCAATGCCCGCAAAAAGTCCAAATCAGCGCAGAAACCTCAAGAGAAGAAGAACAACGCAAAGACCAAAAAAGTGGCTCCTCTGAAAATCAAGCTGGGGGGATTCAGCAGCAAGAGGAAGCGATCTTCG AGCGAGGAGGACGAGCCGGATGCCGACAGCGACTTTGAGGACGGCAGCATGAACAGCGTCTCCGTCTCGGAAGGCTCCAACAGCCGCAGCGGTCGCAGCAAAAAGAAGCCCTCGTCCAAGGGCAAGCCCAAGAGGAAGAAAG CCGAGGACGCGGACGGCTATGAGACGGACCACCAGGACTACTGCGAGGTGTGTCAGCAGGGCGGCGAGATCATCCTGTGCGACACGTGTCCCAGAGCCTACCACATGGTGTGCCTGGACCCCGACATGGAGAAAGCCCCCGAGGGCACCTGGAGCTGTCCGCACTGC GAGAAGGAGGGCATCCAGTGGGAGGCGAGGGAGGAGCCGTCGGAAGGCGAGGAGGACAACGGCGACGGCGGGGAGATGGAGGAGGACGACCACCACATGGAGTTCTGCAGGGTGTGCAAAGACGGCGGCGAGCTGCTCTGCTGCGACTCGTGTCCGTCGTCTTACCACATCCACTGCCTCAATCCGCCCCTGCCCGAGATCCCCAACGGCGAGTGGATCTGCCCTCGCTGCCTG TGCCCTCCCATGAAGGGGAAAGTCCAGAAGATCTTAACATGGCAGTGGGGAGAACCTCCTCCCCCAACACCCGTACCCCGCCCGCCGGACCTCCCGCCGGACGCGCCTGATCCCGCCCCGTTGGCAGGGCGCCCCGAGCGAGAGTTCTTTGCCAAGTGGTACAACATGTCCTACTGGCACTGCTCTTGGGTCACCGAGCTGCAG CTGGAGCTGCACTGTCAGGTGATGTTCAGGAATTACCAGAGGAAGAATGACATGGATGAGCCGCCGCCCATCGACTTTGGTGACGGCGAGGAAGACAAAAGCGACAAGAGAAAGAACAAGGACCCCATGTACGCACAGCTGGATGAGCGGTACCTCCGATTTGGAATCAAGATGGAGTGGCTGATGATCCACCGCATCCTCAACCACAG TGTGGACCGCAAGAACAACGTGCACTACCTGATCAAGTGGCGCGAACTGGCGTACGACCAGGCCACCTGGGAGGCGGACGACATGGACATTCCTGAGTTTGATACCTTCAAGCTGCAGTACTGGAACCACAG AGAGCTGATGATGGGCGACGACGGCAAACCCGGAAAGAAGATCAAGGTGAAAGGACGCATGAAGCGTCTGGACAGACCGCCAGAGAACCCCGTTGTTGAT CCTACCATCAAGTTTGATCGTCAGCCCGAGTACCTGGACAGCACGGGCGGCACGCTGCACCCCTACCAGCTGGAGGGCCTCAACTGGCTGCGCTTCTCCTGGGCGCAGGGCACTGACACCATCTTGGCTGACGAGATGGGCCTGGGCAAGACCGTCCAGACGGCCGTCTTCCTCTACTCTCTCTATAAAGAG GGTCACTCCAAGGGTCCCTTCCTGGTCAGCGCGCCGCTCTCCACCATCATCAACTGGGAGAGGGAATTTGAGATGTGGGCGCCCGACATGTATGTAGTGACGTACGTGGGCGATAAAGACAGCAGGGCTGTCATCCGCGAGAACGAGTTCTCCTTCGAGGACAATGCCATCCGGGGAGGGAAGAAAGCCTCCAGGATGAAG AAAGACTCGTCCATCAAGTTTCACGTCCTGCTGACGTCGTACGAGCTGATCACCATCGACATGGCCATCCTCGGCTCCATCGACTGGGCCTGTTTGGTAGTGGACGAGGCCCACAGGCTAAAGAACAACCAGTCCAAG TTTTTCCGTGTATTGAACAACTACCCATTGCAACATAAGCTGTTGCTCACCGGGACGCCACTGCAAAACAACCTGGAGGAGCTTTTTCACCTGCTCAACTTCCTCACGCCCGAGCGGTTCAG CAACCTGGAGGGCTTCCTGGAGGAGTTTGCCGACATCGCCAAAGAAGACCAGATCAAGAAGCTGCATGACATGCTGGGGCCGCACATGCTGAGGAGGCTCAAGGCCGACGTCTTCAAGCACATGCCCTCCAAGACTGAGCTCATCCTGCGCGTGGAGCTCAGCCCGCAGCAGAA GAAATACTACAAATTCATCCTGACTAGGAACTTTGAAGCGCTCAACACCAAAGGTGGCGGCAACCAGGTCTCGCTCCTTAACGTGGTCATGGACCTGAAGAAGTGCTGCAACCACCCCTTCCTCTTCCCCGGAGCCGCAATG GAAGCGCCCAAGTTGCCCAATGGGATGTACGACGGCAGCTCGCTCATCAAGGCGGCCGGCAAGCTGATGCTGCTGCAGAAGATGATGAGGAAGCTAAAGGACGGAGGACACAGAGTGCTAATCTTCTCCCAG ATGACCAAGATGTTGGACCTCCTGGAGGACTTCCTGGAGAACGAGGGCTACAAGTACGAGCGAATCGACGGCAGCATCACAGGAGGGATGAGACAGGAAGCCATCGACCGCTTCAACG CTCCCGGCGCACAGCAGTTTGCCTTCCTGCTGTCCACGAGGGCCGGAGGGCTGGGCATCAATCTGGCCACCGCCGACACGGTCATCATCTACGACTCGGACTGGAATCCTCACAACGACATTCAG GCTTTCAGCAGAGCTCATCGAATCGGTCAGAACAAAAAAGTGATGATATACCGTTTTGTCACCAAGGCCTCAGTGGAGGAAAGGATCACGCAG GTGGCCAAGAAGAAGATGATGCTCACCCATTTGGTCGTCCGACCCGGCCTGGGTTCCAAGACGGGTTCCATGTCCAAGCAGGAATTGGACGATATTCTCAAGTTCGGAACAGAGGAGCTCTTCAAAGACGAGGGCGAGG GTGAGAACAAGGAGGAAGACAGCAGCGTCATCCACTACGACGACAAGGCCATTGACCGGCTGCTGGACAGAAACCAGGACGCCACCGATGACACGGAGCTGCAGAGCATGAACGAGTACCTGAGCTCCTTCAAGGTGGCGCAGTATGTGGTCAAAGACGAGGACGAGGAG gaggaggaggtgcaGCGCGAGATTATCAAGCAAGAGGAGAGCGTGGATCCCGACTACTGGGAGAAGTTGCTGCGGCACCATTatgagcagcagcaggaggattTGGCTCGCAATCTGGGCAAAGGCAAGCGCATCCGCAAGCAGGTCAACTACAACGACGGCTCGCAGGAGGACAGAG CCGATTGGCAGGACGATCAGTCTGATGGCCAATCGGATTACTCTGTGGCATCCGAAGAGGGAGATGAGGACTTTGATGAGCGATCGGAAG CTAATTCACGCAGACCGAGCAGGAAAGGCCTGAGGAATGACAAGGACAAGCCACTGCCCCCCCTGCTGGCCAGGGTGGGAGGCAACATCGAG GTGCTGGGCTTCAACTCGCGGCAGAGGAAGGCATTCTTGAATGCCGTGATGCGTTACGGCATGCCGCCCCAGGACGCCTTCACCACGCAGTGGTTGGTCCGAGACCTGCGAGGGAAATCTGAGAAAGAATTTAA GGCCTACGTGTCTCTTTTCATGCGGCACCTCTGCGAGCCTGGGGCTGATGGTGCCGAAACGTTTGCGGACGGCGTTCCCAGGGAAGGCTTGTCCCGGCAACACGTCCTCACCCGCATCGGCGTCATGTCGCTCATTCGCAAAAAG GTGCAGGAATTCGAACACGTCAACGGCCAGTGGTCGCTACCGTGGATGGCCGAGTTGGAGGAGAACAAGCGGGCTGCTCAGCCCGACTCGCCGGGGAAAACGCCGTCCACGGGAACGCCCGCTGACACGCAGCCCAACACGCCGGCTCCGG TTGATGAGTCAAAAAGCGATGAGGTCATCCGGGACGGGGACAAAGATGTGAAGAAAGACAGTGAGGTGGACAAGAACGGCAAAGACGCCCCAAAGAGCACCAGCGAG GTCATCTCCATCcccgatgacgacgacgacgacgacgacaacaaGAGTCCGGCGGAAGAGAAGAAGGACGATGAGCCCATGGAAACGGACAAAGCAACCAATGGGGAAGCCGACGGCGCCAAGGATGACGGCGACAAGAAGAGCCCCCGAGGCGAAGACGACTCTGCGTCGCCTTCCGAGGTCAAAAGCGAGGGAGCGGAGTCCAAAAGTCAAGAGTCGGATAGCAAAG AagacaagttggagaaaatggaCACGACGCCCCCACCCCCAGACGACAAGAAAG CGGCCGTCAAGGATGAGAAGGAGGCTCCCAAAGCAGAGGAGGCCCCCAAACTGCAGAATGGCGACGCTGCCACcttggaggagaagaagaaagccAAGAGTCGCTTCATGTTCAATATTGCCGACGGAGGCTTCACGG AACTTCACTCGTTGTGGCAGAACGAGGAGCGTGCCGCCACCGTGACCAGAAAGACCAACGAGATTTGGCACCGTCGCCACGACTACTGGCTGCTGGCCGGAATCATCCA ACACGGCTACGCTCGCTGGCAGGACATCCAGAACGACGTCAAGTTCGCCATCCTCAACGAGCCTTTCAAAGGGGAGATGAACCGTGGCAATTTCCTGGAAATCAAGAACAAGTTCCTGGCCAGGAGGTTTAAG CTCCTGGAGCAGGCGCTGGTGATCGAGGAGCAGTTGCGACGCGCCGCCTACCTCAACATGTCGGAGGACCCTTCGCACCCGTCCATGGCGCTCAACACGCGATTCAGTGAGGTGGAGTGTCTGGCCGAGTCGCACCAGCACCTCAGCAAAGAGTCAATGTTGGGGAACAAGCCGGCCAATGCCGTCTTGCACAAAG TGCTGaagcagctggaggagctgCTGAGCGACATGAAGGCGGATGTGACGCGCCTACCGGCGACCATTGCCCGAATCCCACCGGTGGCCGTGCGCCTGCAGATGTCCGAGAGGAACATCCTCAGCCGCCTGGCCAGCCGAGGGCCCGATGCGCACACGCAGGCGCAGCAG ATGTCTCAGCAGTAG
- the chd4a gene encoding chromodomain-helicase-DNA-binding protein 4a isoform X2 — translation MSGSEDDRDDYGAPPQDRLMQDDEDEEISENETQKVKKKKKAKKSRESKGSKRRSRREELAISSPEHMDAAGGEDEADDNDGTAGAGHAQRSDSEGSDYTPGRKKKKRAGGGKEKKRSGASSERGSSKKKEPEPEEEDEDDDDDFSEPKSSSQLLENWGMEDIDHIFTQEDYRSLTNYKAFSQFVRPLIAAKNPKIAVSKMMMVLGAKWREFSTNNPLRGAAAANAALATANVPAAVDNMVAEAAPVPPAAPAPVEAQQPPAPPLRKAKTKEGKGPNARKKSKSAQKPQEKKNNAKTKKVAPLKIKLGGFSSKRKRSSSEEDEPDADSDFEDGSMNSVSVSEGSNSRSGRSKKKPSSKGKPKRKKAEDADGYETDHQDYCEVCQQGGEIILCDTCPRAYHMVCLDPDMEKAPEGTWSCPHCEKEGIQWEAREEPSEGEEDNGDGGEMEEDDHHMEFCRVCKDGGELLCCDSCPSSYHIHCLNPPLPEIPNGEWICPRCLCPPMKGKVQKILTWQWGEPPPPTPVPRPPDLPPDAPDPAPLAGRPEREFFAKWYNMSYWHCSWVTELQLELHCQVMFRNYQRKNDMDEPPPIDFGDGEEDKSDKRKNKDPMYAQLDERYLRFGIKMEWLMIHRILNHSVDRKNNVHYLIKWRELAYDQATWEADDMDIPEFDTFKLQYWNHRELMMGDDGKPGKKIKVKGRMKRLDRPPENPVVDPTIKFDRQPEYLDSTGGTLHPYQLEGLNWLRFSWAQGTDTILADEMGLGKTVQTAVFLYSLYKEGHSKGPFLVSAPLSTIINWEREFEMWAPDMYVVTYVGDKDSRAVIRENEFSFEDNAIRGGKKASRMKKDSSIKFHVLLTSYELITIDMAILGSIDWACLVVDEAHRLKNNQSKFFRVLNNYPLQHKLLLTGTPLQNNLEELFHLLNFLTPERFSNLEGFLEEFADIAKEDQIKKLHDMLGPHMLRRLKADVFKHMPSKTELILRVELSPQQKKYYKFILTRNFEALNTKGGGNQVSLLNVVMDLKKCCNHPFLFPGAAMEAPKLPNGMYDGSSLIKAAGKLMLLQKMMRKLKDGGHRVLIFSQMTKMLDLLEDFLENEGYKYERIDGSITGGMRQEAIDRFNAPGAQQFAFLLSTRAGGLGINLATADTVIIYDSDWNPHNDIQAFSRAHRIGQNKKVMIYRFVTKASVEERITQVAKKKMMLTHLVVRPGLGSKTGSMSKQELDDILKFGTEELFKDEGEGENKEEDSSVIHYDDKAIDRLLDRNQDATDDTELQSMNEYLSSFKVAQYVVKDEDEEEEEVQREIIKQEESVDPDYWEKLLRHHYEQQQEDLARNLGKGKRIRKQVNYNDGSQEDRADWQDDQSDGQSDYSVASEEGDEDFDERSEANSRRPSRKGLRNDKDKPLPPLLARVGGNIEVLGFNSRQRKAFLNAVMRYGMPPQDAFTTQWLVRDLRGKSEKEFKAYVSLFMRHLCEPGADGAETFADGVPREGLSRQHVLTRIGVMSLIRKKVQEFEHVNGQWSLPWMAELEENKRAAQPDSPGKTPSTGTPADTQPNTPAPVDESKSDEVIRDGDKDVKKDSEVDKNGKDAPKSTSEVISIPDDDDDDDDNKSPAEEKKDDEPMETDKATNGEADGAKDDGDKKSPRGEDDSASPSEVKSEGAESKSQESDSKEDKLEKMDTTPPPPDDKKAAVKDEKEAPKAEEAPKLQNGDAATLEEKKKAKSRFMFNIADGGFTELHSLWQNEERAATVTRKTNEIWHRRHDYWLLAGIIQHGYARWQDIQNDVKFAILNEPFKGEMNRGNFLEIKNKFLARRFKLLEQALVIEEQLRRAAYLNMSEDPSHPSMALNTRFSEVECLAESHQHLSKESMLGNKPANAVLHKVLKQLEELLSDMKADVTRLPATIARIPPVAVRLQMSERNILSRLASRGPDAHTQAQQMSQQ, via the exons GAGCCCAAGTCGTCCTCCCAGCTGCTGGAGAACTGGGGCATGGAGGACATCGACCACATATTCACCCAGGAGGACTATCGCTCGTTGACAAACTACAAGGCCTTCAGTCAATTTGTCAG GCCGCTCATCGCCGCCAAGAACCCCAAAATCGCCGTGTCCAAGATGATGATGGTCCTGGGCGCCAAATGGCGGGAGTTCAGCACCAACAACCCCCTGAGGGGAGCAGCGGCCGCCAACGCCGCTCTGGCCACGGCCAACGTGCCCGCCGCCGTCGACAACATGGTGGCCGAGGCAGCTCCGGTGCCACCTGCCGCCCCGGCGCCCGTCGAGGCGCAGCAGCCCCCTGCGCCTCCCCTTCGCAAGGCCAAGACCAAGGAAGGCAAAG GTCCCAATGCCCGCAAAAAGTCCAAATCAGCGCAGAAACCTCAAGAGAAGAAGAACAACGCAAAGACCAAAAAAGTGGCTCCTCTGAAAATCAAGCTGGGGGGATTCAGCAGCAAGAGGAAGCGATCTTCG AGCGAGGAGGACGAGCCGGATGCCGACAGCGACTTTGAGGACGGCAGCATGAACAGCGTCTCCGTCTCGGAAGGCTCCAACAGCCGCAGCGGTCGCAGCAAAAAGAAGCCCTCGTCCAAGGGCAAGCCCAAGAGGAAGAAAG CCGAGGACGCGGACGGCTATGAGACGGACCACCAGGACTACTGCGAGGTGTGTCAGCAGGGCGGCGAGATCATCCTGTGCGACACGTGTCCCAGAGCCTACCACATGGTGTGCCTGGACCCCGACATGGAGAAAGCCCCCGAGGGCACCTGGAGCTGTCCGCACTGC GAGAAGGAGGGCATCCAGTGGGAGGCGAGGGAGGAGCCGTCGGAAGGCGAGGAGGACAACGGCGACGGCGGGGAGATGGAGGAGGACGACCACCACATGGAGTTCTGCAGGGTGTGCAAAGACGGCGGCGAGCTGCTCTGCTGCGACTCGTGTCCGTCGTCTTACCACATCCACTGCCTCAATCCGCCCCTGCCCGAGATCCCCAACGGCGAGTGGATCTGCCCTCGCTGCCTG TGCCCTCCCATGAAGGGGAAAGTCCAGAAGATCTTAACATGGCAGTGGGGAGAACCTCCTCCCCCAACACCCGTACCCCGCCCGCCGGACCTCCCGCCGGACGCGCCTGATCCCGCCCCGTTGGCAGGGCGCCCCGAGCGAGAGTTCTTTGCCAAGTGGTACAACATGTCCTACTGGCACTGCTCTTGGGTCACCGAGCTGCAG CTGGAGCTGCACTGTCAGGTGATGTTCAGGAATTACCAGAGGAAGAATGACATGGATGAGCCGCCGCCCATCGACTTTGGTGACGGCGAGGAAGACAAAAGCGACAAGAGAAAGAACAAGGACCCCATGTACGCACAGCTGGATGAGCGGTACCTCCGATTTGGAATCAAGATGGAGTGGCTGATGATCCACCGCATCCTCAACCACAG TGTGGACCGCAAGAACAACGTGCACTACCTGATCAAGTGGCGCGAACTGGCGTACGACCAGGCCACCTGGGAGGCGGACGACATGGACATTCCTGAGTTTGATACCTTCAAGCTGCAGTACTGGAACCACAG AGAGCTGATGATGGGCGACGACGGCAAACCCGGAAAGAAGATCAAGGTGAAAGGACGCATGAAGCGTCTGGACAGACCGCCAGAGAACCCCGTTGTTGAT CCTACCATCAAGTTTGATCGTCAGCCCGAGTACCTGGACAGCACGGGCGGCACGCTGCACCCCTACCAGCTGGAGGGCCTCAACTGGCTGCGCTTCTCCTGGGCGCAGGGCACTGACACCATCTTGGCTGACGAGATGGGCCTGGGCAAGACCGTCCAGACGGCCGTCTTCCTCTACTCTCTCTATAAAGAG GGTCACTCCAAGGGTCCCTTCCTGGTCAGCGCGCCGCTCTCCACCATCATCAACTGGGAGAGGGAATTTGAGATGTGGGCGCCCGACATGTATGTAGTGACGTACGTGGGCGATAAAGACAGCAGGGCTGTCATCCGCGAGAACGAGTTCTCCTTCGAGGACAATGCCATCCGGGGAGGGAAGAAAGCCTCCAGGATGAAG AAAGACTCGTCCATCAAGTTTCACGTCCTGCTGACGTCGTACGAGCTGATCACCATCGACATGGCCATCCTCGGCTCCATCGACTGGGCCTGTTTGGTAGTGGACGAGGCCCACAGGCTAAAGAACAACCAGTCCAAG TTTTTCCGTGTATTGAACAACTACCCATTGCAACATAAGCTGTTGCTCACCGGGACGCCACTGCAAAACAACCTGGAGGAGCTTTTTCACCTGCTCAACTTCCTCACGCCCGAGCGGTTCAG CAACCTGGAGGGCTTCCTGGAGGAGTTTGCCGACATCGCCAAAGAAGACCAGATCAAGAAGCTGCATGACATGCTGGGGCCGCACATGCTGAGGAGGCTCAAGGCCGACGTCTTCAAGCACATGCCCTCCAAGACTGAGCTCATCCTGCGCGTGGAGCTCAGCCCGCAGCAGAA GAAATACTACAAATTCATCCTGACTAGGAACTTTGAAGCGCTCAACACCAAAGGTGGCGGCAACCAGGTCTCGCTCCTTAACGTGGTCATGGACCTGAAGAAGTGCTGCAACCACCCCTTCCTCTTCCCCGGAGCCGCAATG GAAGCGCCCAAGTTGCCCAATGGGATGTACGACGGCAGCTCGCTCATCAAGGCGGCCGGCAAGCTGATGCTGCTGCAGAAGATGATGAGGAAGCTAAAGGACGGAGGACACAGAGTGCTAATCTTCTCCCAG ATGACCAAGATGTTGGACCTCCTGGAGGACTTCCTGGAGAACGAGGGCTACAAGTACGAGCGAATCGACGGCAGCATCACAGGAGGGATGAGACAGGAAGCCATCGACCGCTTCAACG CTCCCGGCGCACAGCAGTTTGCCTTCCTGCTGTCCACGAGGGCCGGAGGGCTGGGCATCAATCTGGCCACCGCCGACACGGTCATCATCTACGACTCGGACTGGAATCCTCACAACGACATTCAG GCTTTCAGCAGAGCTCATCGAATCGGTCAGAACAAAAAAGTGATGATATACCGTTTTGTCACCAAGGCCTCAGTGGAGGAAAGGATCACGCAG GTGGCCAAGAAGAAGATGATGCTCACCCATTTGGTCGTCCGACCCGGCCTGGGTTCCAAGACGGGTTCCATGTCCAAGCAGGAATTGGACGATATTCTCAAGTTCGGAACAGAGGAGCTCTTCAAAGACGAGGGCGAGG GTGAGAACAAGGAGGAAGACAGCAGCGTCATCCACTACGACGACAAGGCCATTGACCGGCTGCTGGACAGAAACCAGGACGCCACCGATGACACGGAGCTGCAGAGCATGAACGAGTACCTGAGCTCCTTCAAGGTGGCGCAGTATGTGGTCAAAGACGAGGACGAGGAG gaggaggaggtgcaGCGCGAGATTATCAAGCAAGAGGAGAGCGTGGATCCCGACTACTGGGAGAAGTTGCTGCGGCACCATTatgagcagcagcaggaggattTGGCTCGCAATCTGGGCAAAGGCAAGCGCATCCGCAAGCAGGTCAACTACAACGACGGCTCGCAGGAGGACAGAG CCGATTGGCAGGACGATCAGTCTGATGGCCAATCGGATTACTCTGTGGCATCCGAAGAGGGAGATGAGGACTTTGATGAGCGATCGGAAG CTAATTCACGCAGACCGAGCAGGAAAGGCCTGAGGAATGACAAGGACAAGCCACTGCCCCCCCTGCTGGCCAGGGTGGGAGGCAACATCGAG GTGCTGGGCTTCAACTCGCGGCAGAGGAAGGCATTCTTGAATGCCGTGATGCGTTACGGCATGCCGCCCCAGGACGCCTTCACCACGCAGTGGTTGGTCCGAGACCTGCGAGGGAAATCTGAGAAAGAATTTAA GGCCTACGTGTCTCTTTTCATGCGGCACCTCTGCGAGCCTGGGGCTGATGGTGCCGAAACGTTTGCGGACGGCGTTCCCAGGGAAGGCTTGTCCCGGCAACACGTCCTCACCCGCATCGGCGTCATGTCGCTCATTCGCAAAAAG GTGCAGGAATTCGAACACGTCAACGGCCAGTGGTCGCTACCGTGGATGGCCGAGTTGGAGGAGAACAAGCGGGCTGCTCAGCCCGACTCGCCGGGGAAAACGCCGTCCACGGGAACGCCCGCTGACACGCAGCCCAACACGCCGGCTCCGG TTGATGAGTCAAAAAGCGATGAGGTCATCCGGGACGGGGACAAAGATGTGAAGAAAGACAGTGAGGTGGACAAGAACGGCAAAGACGCCCCAAAGAGCACCAGCGAG GTCATCTCCATCcccgatgacgacgacgacgacgacgacaacaaGAGTCCGGCGGAAGAGAAGAAGGACGATGAGCCCATGGAAACGGACAAAGCAACCAATGGGGAAGCCGACGGCGCCAAGGATGACGGCGACAAGAAGAGCCCCCGAGGCGAAGACGACTCTGCGTCGCCTTCCGAGGTCAAAAGCGAGGGAGCGGAGTCCAAAAGTCAAGAGTCGGATAGCAAAG AagacaagttggagaaaatggaCACGACGCCCCCACCCCCAGACGACAAGAAAG CGGCCGTCAAGGATGAGAAGGAGGCTCCCAAAGCAGAGGAGGCCCCCAAACTGCAGAATGGCGACGCTGCCACcttggaggagaagaagaaagccAAGAGTCGCTTCATGTTCAATATTGCCGACGGAGGCTTCACGG AACTTCACTCGTTGTGGCAGAACGAGGAGCGTGCCGCCACCGTGACCAGAAAGACCAACGAGATTTGGCACCGTCGCCACGACTACTGGCTGCTGGCCGGAATCATCCA ACACGGCTACGCTCGCTGGCAGGACATCCAGAACGACGTCAAGTTCGCCATCCTCAACGAGCCTTTCAAAGGGGAGATGAACCGTGGCAATTTCCTGGAAATCAAGAACAAGTTCCTGGCCAGGAGGTTTAAG CTCCTGGAGCAGGCGCTGGTGATCGAGGAGCAGTTGCGACGCGCCGCCTACCTCAACATGTCGGAGGACCCTTCGCACCCGTCCATGGCGCTCAACACGCGATTCAGTGAGGTGGAGTGTCTGGCCGAGTCGCACCAGCACCTCAGCAAAGAGTCAATGTTGGGGAACAAGCCGGCCAATGCCGTCTTGCACAAAG TGCTGaagcagctggaggagctgCTGAGCGACATGAAGGCGGATGTGACGCGCCTACCGGCGACCATTGCCCGAATCCCACCGGTGGCCGTGCGCCTGCAGATGTCCGAGAGGAACATCCTCAGCCGCCTGGCCAGCCGAGGGCCCGATGCGCACACGCAGGCGCAGCAG ATGTCTCAGCAGTAG